In Shewanella sp. MR-4, the genomic stretch TCAGGTAACTCTCAAGTACGCTACGGGCCTTGTCTTCGACTCCGACCATGACTAAACAGGGCAGAGTCAATTGCTCGGCAAATTCCATGGTATCGCGGCGGCCGAAAATCATCCGGCCAAGTTTTACTATGCTCGGGATAGTCTCTGGCGTTTGCGCGGCCAAGTAGGCTTCAAAACGCTGCACTAATTCGGGATTATTCGCTTTGGCATTGACGGCGAAAAACAGCGGTGAAATGGCGCTGATAAGGGGCGCAGGTATGCTGCCTGCGGCTTCGATCATATCCAACATGCCATAATATTTAGCGCGGGTGATCTCGGGTTCAAACCCAATAAAACTGTCGAGCATCACCATTGCATTGACGCGCGCGGGGGCTTTAAGCACGAGCTCGGCGCCCCACATGGCACCCACGGATAAACCGATAACCGCAAATTGCTCGATATTGAGGCTATCCATCAGAATCAGCATATGCTCGCTGATGTCTAAGAGGCTGTTGCAGCTTTCTGGGACGGCGCCCGATTGGCCGTGCCCCCAGAGCTCAGGCACGATGCAGCGATACTGTTGACTTAAGCTGGTAATTTGCGGCGCCCACATGGCGCTATCCCAGAGGTAACTGTGGCCAAACAACAGCGCAGGGCCTGAACCTATATCGAGGTAACTGAGTCGGCTACCGGCGATGTTGAGTTGTTTTCTGTGTGTAGAAAAATCCATAAAACCTACTTTTTAAGATAAGCGCCGAGTGTAAGGCGCCACCAAGTTGTGTGAACTGCGAAACCTTAAGGCTTTGCAATTCGATGTACATATTCCGCCACAAGCACAGGTAAGCGGGCTAGCACCGCTTCTTTAAGCAACATATCGCTATGCTGGATAACCTGCGCTAAGGCCTGCACCTCAAATTGGGGTAACAGGGTTTGAGACACGGGGAAATAGCTAATATGCCAAGGCTCGGCGCTGACGGCGCTTTTACCGCGCTGAAAAGGAAAATAAAACCCAAAATCCTTGGCGTGCTGGAGTAGCCACTGGTGCAAGTGGGCGCAGGGACCGCCATCAGTGTATTCGGCTTCCACTAAACGCAGGGATTTTACCTCGATTTGCTTGGCATCAAACACATCGATGTCCGTGCCCCAGTGATGACGTGACGCGCCGGGCAGTGCCGACCAGAGCAAAATTAAATCGACTAATTCATCATCGTTCAGTGAACTGATATCCACTGGCTGCTCGTTGATATCCAGCACAACACGTTTACCGCTGGCCTTGGCGTTCCAAATGGCGAGTTGCCTGCCAAAAGGACGATAGGCTGAGCAAATCGCTAGGGCTATTCCATCTGTGGCGGCGCTGTCCGCCATCGCCTTAAAGGCGAGGGCGGTTTGAGCCTCCAGCATGAAGCGTGTTTCGCTCGGGTGATGGGGACTCAGCAATTCGACAAATTGCAGTCTCTGCGCTGACTCTTGGGTTACAGCAGCGGATAAGTCGGTATGTAAGCCTGTGTCTAAACCGCTTGTGACCCCACTCTCTATTCCGCTCTCTATTCCACTTTCTATTCCATAGAGCTGGGCAGTATTGGCTAAGCGTGGCGTGGCGTTTAACACAGTAACTGTTCCAAAATCACTTCGTAGCACAGGGCTAACTGCTCGAGATCGTCGATTTTCACGCACTCGTTCACTTTATGGATAGTGGCGTTCACTGGACCGAGTTCCAACACTTTGGCGCCCGTTGGTGCAATAAAGCGTCCATCAGAGGTGCCGCCCGTGGTTTGCGGATCGGTATCATAGCCAGTGATCTGACGTATAGCATGTCGAGTCGCGTCTAACAGTGGGCCTTCGCCGGTTAAAAATGGCAGGCCGTTGAAGGTCCAGCTGATGTCATAATCCAGTTCGTGGGCGGTTAATAGGGCTTCCACACGCTCGATTAATATCTCGGCGGTCACTTCGGTCGAATAACGGAAGTTAAACATCACCTCTAGGGTGCCTGGGATCACGTTCGATGCGCCCGTGCCGCCATTAATATTGGCGATTTGCATGCTGGTGGGCGGGAAGAATTCGTTGCCATTATCCCAATGGGTTTGGCTTAACTCGGCTAAAAACGGCGCGGCTTTGTGGATTGGGTTATCCGCAAGGTGCGGATAGGCTACATGGCCCTGAATGCCCTTCACGGTTAGGTTGGCGGTCAGGCTGCCACGGCGCCCATTTTTGACCACATCACCGAGTTTTAGGGTCGATGAGGGTTCGCCCACCAGCGCCCAAGTGATTTTTTCATTACGGGCTTCTAGGGTATCGATAACCCGTGTGGTGCCATTGATAAATGGGCCTTCTTCATCGCTAGTGATTAAAAACGCAATCGAGCCGGGATGATTTGGGTGCTTAGCCACAAAACGTTCGGTCGCGACGATCATCGCCGCCAGCGAGCCTTTCATGTCTGCCGCGCCGCGGCCATAGAGGTAACCGTCGATAATGGTTGGCTCAAAAGGCGGGGTATGCCAGCGGCTTAAATCGCCCGCGGGCACTACATCGGTATGGCCGGCAAAACAAAATACTGGGCCTTCATTACCGCGACGCGCCCACATATTGGTGGTGTCTTCAAAGACCATGGGCTCAATATTAAAGCCAATGGCGGCAAGACGTTCGGCCATCAGGGTTTGGCAGCCTTCATCCAGTGGGGTGACCGAAGGACGGGCAATTAATTCTTTAGTCAGTTCGGTAACTGGGTGGCTGTTCGAAGCGTGCGTCATAGGGAAAAGACCTTCTTATATTCGGCTTCGTTAAAGCCCACCAGCACTTGTTCACCCACAACCAGCACAGGGCGCTTGATCAGCGTCGGGTGAGTGAGCATCAGTTGAATGGCTTTGGCTTGGTCGATATTGGCCTTATCTGCATCACTCAAGGCGCGAAAACTGGTACTGCGTTTGTTAAAGACGGTTTCCCATCCTGCAATTTGACACCAATGCTGAAGATCCTTTTCTGCTAATCCATCTTCCCTAAAGTCATGGAAGTTGACCGAAAGTTGATGGGTTTGAATCCATTTACGTGCTTTACGCACTGTATCGCAATTTTTAATACCAAAAAGGGTCAAGATGATGCTCCTATCGAGGGGCGCCGTTGGCACGCATTGATTTTGCTCGCATTGTGGCATTGTGCGTTAGATGCCACAAGGGGGTTATCGTATTGTGTGGTTATCAATTGCAGTCGATACAGCCAATGGCAAAGGATTTTTCAGCGCAAGTGCTTAAGCGTTACTTAAGTATTGGCTTTTAGCCTAAGTATTGAACCTGAGCATTGAGCCTAAATCGACAAGGGGATCGCTATGAATATCAGTGCAAGCAGCCCAATGTTAGCGCATAGCTATGCTGCCAACCGTTCGTCTTCACCCACAGCGTTACCCGCTCAGCCTGCGCCAGCCAAGGTGGAAGAGGTGAGCGAGTCCGCCAAGGAGCGCGCCCGTGAGGCGAGTCAAGGCGAATCGATTGATACCTATGCGTAACTGAGTGTGAAGCCGATAGATAAAAGCCGAGCGACTGCTCGGCTTTGTGTTTTAGGAAGCAATGCTAATCAAAACATGAGGTTGATTAGAAGTTCATCTCTACGGCTAAATAATATTCACGCCCAATAACGTTGTAGTAAGAACGTGGGTAATGTGGCCAAGAGTTTTGGGTTTCATCAATCTCAGGGCCTGCATCGAAGATATTATTAATCCCGCCGGAGAACTTAATCGCATCGGTTAACATATAGCTGGCGGCCCAGTTCACTTCGACATGGCTGTCGATAGTGACGGCATATTTATCCGCTAACCCATTGTTAATGAATGCCTCTTTACGCTGGCCATTCATGCTGTCGGTGTACTTGATCAGCAGGTTGGTAGCGAAGTCATCGTAGTTCCAACCCAGATTTAAGTTACCACGGATTTGCGGGGCAGAGTCGTCACCATCGATCAGATCTAATGGCTCAGAATCTGGGGTTAATTGCTCCTCCCATTTCAGCAAATAGGTGCCTTCCAAGCGGGCGGTGACATCGCCGTAGCCTGAAGTCTCATAGCGATAGCCCACCGAGAAGTCGATACCCGAAGTTTCTTGGGATGACATGTTGATGGCTTGAGTATTCACTTGAATTAACTTGCCGCTTGCATCACGGAAAATCTTATCGGCGAAGGCGTCAGAGTGATCCAAGATATACTGGGCGCTAGGGCTATTGACTAGGTTATCGATTTCAACAATCCAGTAGTCCAAGGTTAAATTGAGATCGTTATAATCCCACACCATGCCGAGGTTATAGTTTTTACCGGTTTCCGCTTCAAGTTCTGGGTTTGCACCGATAGTAATTGGCAGTGAGTCAATCTTCTCACAGGCTGGACCCGTGCCACCCGCGGCCTCACAGGTTGGAGTGTCGATCACTGTGCTATAGGCTGCCGTTGGCTCACCAAATAAGCGCTGCATGTCTGGTGCACGGAAGGTTTCGGCATACAGACCGCGTAACAACAGATTATCAATCGGGCGATACTCGACTGCGACTTGTGGACTGAATTGACCGCCGACATCGGATAAATCGTCATAGTAGTCGTAACGGCCCGCAAGGGTGACGGTGAGGTTTTCGATCACAGGCACGGCGACTTCGGCATAACCTGCGTATTGCTCACGTTCACCTTGAGCGCTACTGCCGCCTTTACCAATCACGCCACCATTGCTGGTGAAGCTATCGGACTTATCGTAGAACCATTCTTTACCGTATTCGACGCCCACGGCATAAGCTACTGTTCCTGCTGGTAATTCAAAGGCTTCGCCACTGATCCCCGCGTTAAAGCTCGATAGGGTGGATTGCCCCTTTTTGCCACCTTGGAAATCCAGCATTGCGGCATCGTCCGGTGAAATCACATCCAGTAGCGAATTGCCGTTTGTGCCTGCGGTGAGGTAATTCCACATGCTTTGGTAAGTGGGCGAACCTGCGGTGGTGGAATCTACCGTTTGGCGCGCAATCGACCATGAGGTGTCGTACTCGATAGTATCCGTGAGGTAACCTTTGCTGCCTAATAAGAAGGAGAAGTTATTGGTCTCAAAATCAGAGGTGCGTGGACCTAACTCTGACATACGGCGAGTGTAGTAATAGTCCCCATCAGCAGCGCCGGCAAAATCTCCGCCGAAGGCGGTATTTTTATCGAACACTTGGGATAAGCCATTGAGCTCATCGACGATAGTGACGTTATCGCCAGACACGTTAAACATAAAATCGTAGCCCACAGTGGCCGATTCAATTTCTGTGTAGGTCGAAGCATGGGTGTAATCGAGGCGCGAATACAGCTGATGATTGTCGTTTAAGTCTTTGGTGAGGTTTATCATGGTGGAGTAGCGCTTTTGCTCAGGCGAAAAGTCGCGCTGTGCGGAGCGATCGAAACCACATTTGCCATTGGACATCATCACATAGCCGCGCGCATCACATTCGGCGGCGCTTAAGCTCTTGAGTAGTTTGCCATTGCTATCCACAAGGTTGGCGCCATAGGAGCTGTAACCAGCATAATAGTTACCCGGGATAATATCTGTGCCCCATTCTGGGCGGTCTGAGGCTTTTAATGCTTGGCGATCTTCATATTCGGCGAAGAAAGTCAGATTCGCTTTATCGCTGCTGACGCCCGTCATAAAGGAGAACTGGTTGTTCTGCAGGCCGCCATCGAAGGTATCTGAGTGGCGATATTTGAAGGTGCTTTGTTCAACGTCTTTTTTCAAGATGATGTTGATTACGCCGCCCATCGCATCGGAACCGTAAATGGCCGAAGCGCCCGTGGTTAAAATTTCAATACGCTCAATCGCCCCTAACGGAATGTTGGCGGTATCGACAAAGCTATCGGTGCCGCCAGCGCCAAAGGGATATTTAGGCACACGTTTACCGTTGATCAGCGTCAGCACACGTCCGGCGCCCACACCACGTAGGTTGACGGCCGATGCCGCAGGGGTAAAGCCGTGCACTTCCTGTTGAGTCATCGACCCACCGGAGTTTTGCGACAGGTTGCCTAACACGTCTTGTACTGAGTTAAAGCCACCTTTTTCGATATCTGCGGCGCTCACCACCACGATAGGGGAGGCATTTTCAAGATCGGTACGTTTAATACGTGAACCCGTGACCTCAATACGCTCCACTTTATCATCGATAACGGCCGCTTCATCGGCGGCAAATACTTGCGGTGTCACCGAGGCGGAGACTAAAGCGAGTAAACTAAAACGAACCGCACGCGCCACGGTTGTTTGCGTAGTCATATTTTCATTCCCTTAACAATGCCATGACGATCAGGAAGGGTTTCATCACGGCTTATCTTTATTTGCAACTGCCCTCCATAGCCGGAAAATTATCATTAACAACTTTAATATCAATAGCTTATTTGTTGCTCGCTTGAGTGTTAAATGTTGCGTTTGTAATCCTTAATTGGCTAATTAAGTGTGAGGGGAAATAAAGGATGGCGGCACGGCATGCGTTATGGCTGAGTTGTATCCGAATGTAGCGAAACAATCTCTTTACAATGTCGGTTTTATGGGTAAACGTTTGAAGTGGAACAAAGTTAAAAAATGTGAACCATATCAATTTAAGATTGAAGTGGTAAATTGAAGATATCTTCTTAAGTGTTTAAAAACACATCATTATTTTTGCTTAAAAAACGTATTTAACATCCCATTTTTAAACGTTGGGCTCATATTTTAACGTTTCAGAATTCTCAGTTCCAAAATAGTGAATATTTAGCAGGATGCGATACGTAGTGCGACAAGTGAATATGAATTGTTCTAAGGCTTGTTGTTGGGATGTTTATATCTTTTGGTGAAGAGTTAACTTGGTATGAACTTGATATGAAATAGGCAATAGATAACCACAGTTATATGCGGTTACGAAATGAGTCTGGGTATTTTTTCGACAAAAAGCATCCGGTTGTGGCTAGACAAAATGTCGATAAATCAATTTGCTATCAGGTATAGTGACCACTAATGACGATGATAATAAACCCATACTGCCACATTGTTGCGAGAGGTCATCGCTGAAGTTACAGGCAGATAATACGAGGTTAAATGTGAGAATTAATGATCTTAGGCTTTTTTTGTTGGTCGTTGAATTAGGCAGTTTTGCCTCCGCGGCCAGTTCGATTGGGATCCCGAGAGCTTCGGTCAGCCGGCGTATCGGTGAGTTAGAGGCGGATCTCGGTACTAAACTGTTTACGCGTACGACACGTCAGTTGTCACTGACCCCCACAGGGGAAAATTACCATCAGCAGTTAATGGAAATTATTCCAAGACTCGAGTCACTCAATGAATGTGTCAAAAATCAACGCAATATGCCAACGGGAACCGTTAAGTTGGGATTAGTGGGTGAAGCCGATGTTTTAACACATAATTTACTGCAGGATTTTTTGAAAAATTATCCCTTAATTACGATAGAAACCCATGTCAGTAATCTGGGGTATCACGATATTTTAAATTATGGTCTGGATGCCTGTATTCATATTGGCAGTATCAAAGACAATTCATTTATCGCCCGGCCTTTAATGCGGGTATCTCGAAAGTTATACGCAAGTCCTGATTATATCGCGACCTATGGTATGCCAACTTCGTTGGAGGATCTTAATCAACATGCACTCATGATCTATCGTAAGCAAAATGGTGAGTTAGAAGACAGTTGGAAATTCAACTTAGGTGAATATCGCGTGAAGAGTCGAGTTATTTCTAACAGCAGTCATTACGTTCGCCATGCCATTTTAAATGGAGCAGGGATCAGTTTATTAGCCGAATTAAGTGTAGTTGAGCACTTGCGATTGGGTAATTTGGTCGAAGTTTTGCCCGAATATGAAGTTTATGTTGATGATGCTTGGTTGGTCTATCCGAGCCGCAAAGGCATGACCCACGCGGCTCGGCTGCTGATCGATAGTTTGATCCAAGAGGCGACCAAGACGCCAAATGTCACATTGTCACAAAATTCGTGACATTGATGTATCTATTTTGATTATTGTTCAAGATATCCAGCTACTTTACTCTTTGCCGCCTTAGTTATCCTCGTAACAGGAAATTGTGGTGAATAGAGTAAAACCAATCAACATTGGAATGGGTTTGTGTTGCGCAAGCATTGCATTAGTGCTCGCTGGCTGTGGCAGCAATGAAGACCAAGCCCTAACAATCTCAAAGCGTCCGTTAGTGCAAGTGATGGAATTACCATCTCCTGTGACAGATAAAAATTACAAGTTTAGCGGCGTCTTGGAGTCGGAAAATCGTGCCGATTTGTCTTTTCGAGTCCAAGGCGTGCTCGCAGAATTACTGGCCGAGGAAGGGACTGAGGTTACCAAGGGACAAGTGATTGCAAGGCTCGATCCCCATGATTTCCAAGTCAGTGTATTGGAGTTAACCGCCAAGCTCGATGAGGCGAAAACAAACCACCAATTGGCGAAAATTGAACTGCAAAGGGTCAAGAGTGCGATTAATGATCGTGCCATTGCCAGTGTGAAATTAGACCGTGCAGTTGCCGCTGAAGCACGTGCTAAAGCAGGGGTTGAGTTAGTCAGTCAGTCGCTTAAAAAAGCGCAGGATGCCCTAGGTTACACCGAGCTGACTGCACCCTATAGCGGCGTGATAGGTAAAACCTATGTTGACCAACACGAACAAGTCAACGTGGGGACAAAAATCCTCACCATTCATCGCCCCGAATTACTCAACGCAGTTGTAGACGTGCCCGAGAGTCAGATCTGGAATCTTAATCTTGGTTCAGTAGGTCAAGTCACCTGGTTTAAGGGAACAGAAGCCGTGCCCGCTGTGGTGGCGAAAATTGCGTCTGTGCCCGATCGTTTTAAGCGCACCTATGAGGTGACATTTAACCTACAACATTCTCCAAAACAGTTAGTCGCGGGTAAGGCGGTGAGTGTGGACCTCGCTCTGCCTTATGCCAGCGATAAGCCGATTTATTGCATTCCAGCAATGGCGGTTGCGAGCCAAGAGACTCAGCTCTATGTGAACCGTGTAACTGCCGAACATGTTAAGGCGGTTCCGGTCGAATCCGTGAGCCAGACAGATGACTCCCTATGTGTGACAGGCAATCTCGCCCCCGGAGAGCAGATAGTGATCGCTGGAGGTGCTTTTGTTGAAGAAGGCCAAGCCGTAACCATTTTGCATGGGGCGTCGGTTAAATCATGAGTCTTTCTACCTTTGCACTGAGGCAAAAAACCTTTGTTATCTTTTTTACTGTGCTGTCGATCATCGCGGGAATTTATTCCTACTTTGATTTGGGCAAGTTGGAAGATCCGTCTTTTACCGTAAAAAGTGCGGTGATTGTGACCCTCTATCCTGGCGCCAATGCTAAGGAGGTGGAGCAGTTAGTGACGGATAAGATTGAAACTAAGCTAGAGGAAATGGAATCCCTCTGGAAGCTAAGGTCGTTATCCCGTCCGGGCAGTTCGATGATCTTTGTCGATCTCAAGGAAAAAGTGAACTCTGAGGCCTTGCCACAGCAGTGGGATTTGATGCGTCGTAAAGTGGAAGACGTCAAATTAGAGCTGCCAGTACAAGCACAGATCAGCATAGTCCAAGATGAATTCTCGGAAGTCTACGGCATGTTGTTCGCCGTCTATGGCGACAATATGGAAATGGCGGAGCTAAAGGATCATGCGCGGGAATTACAACGTCGCATTAAAGCTGTCGATGGGGTGAAAAAAGTCCAGCTGCACGGTATCAATGAGCAGGTGGTGAATATCCGTATTTCAGAGGAGCGTCTGGCGGAGGCAAACCTCACCATGTTGCAGTTGGTTGAGCAATTGCATAGCCAGAATATGCCTATCGTGGCTGGGGATTTCGACCTCGGCATCGAAAACCTGCGTGTGGAACAGGGCGATACCTTTAAAAGCATTGACGATATTCGCAATCTTAGTATTCAAACGGGCTTAAATGGGCTGCAGTCGGCGGTGATCCGTTTAGGGGACATTGCCGATGTATCGATGGAGTATCAAGATCCCGCTACCACGCTTAGTCGCTATAACGGCCAGCAAGCCATCACCTTAGCCGTGAGTCCGGTGAATGGCATTAATGTGGTGAGCATTGGTGATACCTTAAAGAGTGTATTGACCGATTATCAAACCAAACTGCCTGATGGTGCAGGCATTGGGGTGATCGCCTATCAGCCAGAAGAAGTCGAAAAATCAGTCAGTAACTTTATCGTTAACTTGATTGAGAGTGTGGTCATTGTGGTTGTGGTGTTGCTGATCTTTATGGGTTGGCGTAGCGCGGCGATTGTGGGCGTCAGCTTGCTGATAACCATTTTATTCACTCTGGTGTATATGAAACTGACCAGTGTGGATTTGCAACGGGTCTCCCTCGGCTCCTTCGTGTTAGCACTAGGCATGCTGGTGGATAACGCCATTGTGATTGTCGACTTATTCCAAGCCAAGATTAAGCAGGGCATTGAACGTACCCAAGCGGTTATCGACAGCATTAAAGAGATGGCCATGCCACTCCTTGGCGCCACAGTGATCGCTGCCATGGGTACGGCGCCCGTGTTGCTGTCTCAAACGGATTCGGCCGAGTTTTCACTCTCGATAGTGCAAGTGCTTTGTAGTTCGCTGTTGCTCTCATGGATTATTGCCATGGTGATAACACCGCTGATGTGTTGGTACTTCTTAGGCGATTCCAGCAATGCCGAAACTGAAAATGCTAAGCCACCTTCACGTTATGGGCTGATGTATCAGCGAGCGGTGGAGTGGGTCGTGGAAAATCCCAAGAAGACCATACTCTTCACCGTGCCTTTACTGCTGTGCACTTTACTGGTCACGCCATTGTTGAAAGTGAGCTTTATGCCATCGTCCGATCGCCCCATTTTGTTCCTCGATTATTGGCTACCCAATGGTGGGCGCATCGAGCAGACATCGGCGGATATGCGAAAAGTGGAGCGTTGGTTATTAGCACAACCCGAGGTGACGAGTATTTCCAGCTATGTGGGGGAAAGCGCACCGCGGTTCTCGGTCACCGTCGAGCCAGAGCCATTGGATTCGAGCTATGGCCAAATCCTGATCAATATGCGCAATTTTGACGATATCGAAACCTTAATCCAACAGGGCGATGCCTGGCTAGCTAAGGAGTTTCCCTATGCTGAACCTCGATTTAGGGAGCTAAAGCTAGCGACTAAGGATAAATATTCGATTGAAGCGCGCTTTATCGGCCCCGATCCGCAGGTGCTACATGGCTTAGCCGATCAGGCCAAGGACATCATGCGTCAACATCCGAACTTAAAATACGTTCGTGATGACTGGCGTCAAGAGAGCAAAGTCATGACACCGCAGGTGGATATGCACGCCGCCCGTTTAGCCGGTGTGACACGTACCGATATTGCCAATGCCATCAATCGGGTAACCGAAGGCACCAATATTGGCACTATGCGACATGGTGACGACTTGATCCCGATTAAGCTGCGTAGCGCCGATGCTTCATTAGCGCATTTTGAGAATATTCCCGTGCGTTCGTTACTCGGCACACACAGCGTGCCTATGGGGCAGGTGGTGGAGAGTATCGAGATCCAAGGTGAAGAAAGCATGGTGTGGCGTCGTAATCGTTTGCCAGCGATCACCGCTCAAGCGGGTGTGAGTGGCGATACGGCTTCGAATGTGCGCCAGAGTATTGCGGCCGATATCGAGGCCATCCCACTGCCCGAAGGTTATCGACTGGAGTGGGGCGGCGAATATTACGATGAGCAGCGCTCGATTGATGACTTAATGCAACAAAACCCTAAGGCCACGTTGTTGATGGTGGTGATTTTGGTGGCGATGTTTAACGCATTCCGACAACCACTCATCATTATGATTACTCTGCCATTGGCGGCGATAGGTATCGTCTGGAGTTTAGTGTTACTGGACAAACCCTTCGGCTTTATGGCGATTGTCGGCATGATCTGTTTGTCGGGAATGATCATCAAAAATGGCATTGTGTTAATGGATCAGATTGAACTCGAACGACGTAATGGTCGCAGAATCGCCGAGGCTATTAAGGCGGCGACGCTCAACCGCACCATGGCGATTTCGATGGCGGCCCTGACAACGGCTCTCGGGATGATCCCTTTGTTGACCGACAGACTGTTTGACCAAATGGCCGCGACCATTATTGGCGGTTTGACCGCAGCGTCCGTGCTGTCCTTATTTGTGATGCCTGCCTTGTATCGACTCTTTTATCGTCGGGATGAGCGCGAGGAAGAGGCGTTACTCGACGCACAAACGGACAACACACATTCGGTTATTCGCAGCGCCAAAGAGGTCTGATCATGAACAAACATATAGTAGTGGCCTTGACGGCAATGAGTTTGCTGGGGGGATGCAGTATGTCTCCAGATTATGCACCGCCAAAGGTGAAAGTCAGTGAACTGTATTTAAATGCGCCGACCGAGGGCGTGAGCACAGAAGGAGTGGGCTACCAAGCCTGGTGGCACAAGTTTAATGACCCTCAACTCAATGCGCTGGTGGCGAAGGCGCAGCAACAAAATATTAGTCTGCAGATCGCCAGCGAGCGGGTCCGTGCT encodes the following:
- a CDS encoding alpha/beta fold hydrolase; the encoded protein is MDFSTHRKQLNIAGSRLSYLDIGSGPALLFGHSYLWDSAMWAPQITSLSQQYRCIVPELWGHGQSGAVPESCNSLLDISEHMLILMDSLNIEQFAVIGLSVGAMWGAELVLKAPARVNAMVMLDSFIGFEPEITRAKYYGMLDMIEAAGSIPAPLISAISPLFFAVNAKANNPELVQRFEAYLAAQTPETIPSIVKLGRMIFGRRDTMEFAEQLTLPCLVMVGVEDKARSVLESYLMSDAIDGSQLVHIPNAGHISSLEQAEFVTEHLTRFLAKVL
- a CDS encoding M15 family metallopeptidase codes for the protein MLNATPRLANTAQLYGIESGIESGIESGVTSGLDTGLHTDLSAAVTQESAQRLQFVELLSPHHPSETRFMLEAQTALAFKAMADSAATDGIALAICSAYRPFGRQLAIWNAKASGKRVVLDINEQPVDISSLNDDELVDLILLWSALPGASRHHWGTDIDVFDAKQIEVKSLRLVEAEYTDGGPCAHLHQWLLQHAKDFGFYFPFQRGKSAVSAEPWHISYFPVSQTLLPQFEVQALAQVIQHSDMLLKEAVLARLPVLVAEYVHRIAKP
- the dapE gene encoding succinyl-diaminopimelate desuccinylase; the protein is MTHASNSHPVTELTKELIARPSVTPLDEGCQTLMAERLAAIGFNIEPMVFEDTTNMWARRGNEGPVFCFAGHTDVVPAGDLSRWHTPPFEPTIIDGYLYGRGAADMKGSLAAMIVATERFVAKHPNHPGSIAFLITSDEEGPFINGTTRVIDTLEARNEKITWALVGEPSSTLKLGDVVKNGRRGSLTANLTVKGIQGHVAYPHLADNPIHKAAPFLAELSQTHWDNGNEFFPPTSMQIANINGGTGASNVIPGTLEVMFNFRYSTEVTAEILIERVEALLTAHELDYDISWTFNGLPFLTGEGPLLDATRHAIRQITGYDTDPQTTGGTSDGRFIAPTGAKVLELGPVNATIHKVNECVKIDDLEQLALCYEVILEQLLC
- a CDS encoding ArsC family reductase; translation: MPQCEQNQCVPTAPLDRSIILTLFGIKNCDTVRKARKWIQTHQLSVNFHDFREDGLAEKDLQHWCQIAGWETVFNKRSTSFRALSDADKANIDQAKAIQLMLTHPTLIKRPVLVVGEQVLVGFNEAEYKKVFSL
- a CDS encoding TonB-dependent receptor plug domain-containing protein; amino-acid sequence: MTTQTTVARAVRFSLLALVSASVTPQVFAADEAAVIDDKVERIEVTGSRIKRTDLENASPIVVVSAADIEKGGFNSVQDVLGNLSQNSGGSMTQQEVHGFTPAASAVNLRGVGAGRVLTLINGKRVPKYPFGAGGTDSFVDTANIPLGAIERIEILTTGASAIYGSDAMGGVINIILKKDVEQSTFKYRHSDTFDGGLQNNQFSFMTGVSSDKANLTFFAEYEDRQALKASDRPEWGTDIIPGNYYAGYSSYGANLVDSNGKLLKSLSAAECDARGYVMMSNGKCGFDRSAQRDFSPEQKRYSTMINLTKDLNDNHQLYSRLDYTHASTYTEIESATVGYDFMFNVSGDNVTIVDELNGLSQVFDKNTAFGGDFAGAADGDYYYTRRMSELGPRTSDFETNNFSFLLGSKGYLTDTIEYDTSWSIARQTVDSTTAGSPTYQSMWNYLTAGTNGNSLLDVISPDDAAMLDFQGGKKGQSTLSSFNAGISGEAFELPAGTVAYAVGVEYGKEWFYDKSDSFTSNGGVIGKGGSSAQGEREQYAGYAEVAVPVIENLTVTLAGRYDYYDDLSDVGGQFSPQVAVEYRPIDNLLLRGLYAETFRAPDMQRLFGEPTAAYSTVIDTPTCEAAGGTGPACEKIDSLPITIGANPELEAETGKNYNLGMVWDYNDLNLTLDYWIVEIDNLVNSPSAQYILDHSDAFADKIFRDASGKLIQVNTQAINMSSQETSGIDFSVGYRYETSGYGDVTARLEGTYLLKWEEQLTPDSEPLDLIDGDDSAPQIRGNLNLGWNYDDFATNLLIKYTDSMNGQRKEAFINNGLADKYAVTIDSHVEVNWAASYMLTDAIKFSGGINNIFDAGPEIDETQNSWPHYPRSYYNVIGREYYLAVEMNF
- a CDS encoding LysR family transcriptional regulator; the protein is MRINDLRLFLLVVELGSFASAASSIGIPRASVSRRIGELEADLGTKLFTRTTRQLSLTPTGENYHQQLMEIIPRLESLNECVKNQRNMPTGTVKLGLVGEADVLTHNLLQDFLKNYPLITIETHVSNLGYHDILNYGLDACIHIGSIKDNSFIARPLMRVSRKLYASPDYIATYGMPTSLEDLNQHALMIYRKQNGELEDSWKFNLGEYRVKSRVISNSSHYVRHAILNGAGISLLAELSVVEHLRLGNLVEVLPEYEVYVDDAWLVYPSRKGMTHAARLLIDSLIQEATKTPNVTLSQNS
- a CDS encoding efflux RND transporter periplasmic adaptor subunit, which codes for MNRVKPINIGMGLCCASIALVLAGCGSNEDQALTISKRPLVQVMELPSPVTDKNYKFSGVLESENRADLSFRVQGVLAELLAEEGTEVTKGQVIARLDPHDFQVSVLELTAKLDEAKTNHQLAKIELQRVKSAINDRAIASVKLDRAVAAEARAKAGVELVSQSLKKAQDALGYTELTAPYSGVIGKTYVDQHEQVNVGTKILTIHRPELLNAVVDVPESQIWNLNLGSVGQVTWFKGTEAVPAVVAKIASVPDRFKRTYEVTFNLQHSPKQLVAGKAVSVDLALPYASDKPIYCIPAMAVASQETQLYVNRVTAEHVKAVPVESVSQTDDSLCVTGNLAPGEQIVIAGGAFVEEGQAVTILHGASVKS